The sequence CAATTGGCAGCAGACTACTGGAAATAGACTAGTTTGAGTGCTATTTTGGGCTATGGCCCACCAACGCCAATAGTAGGGATCACCATATGTTGggtctggattgtcatataaATGCACTACATTTACAGTTTTGATGACCCTGCACGTGGTATATCTGTGGCAGGAACACCACATAGCTAATCTATTATAGCCCAACAGCATAACAAACCAAACTCCCCAGACAGTTAATCATTACAACCACAACTACCAAAAACAATGAAAACTACCATTATTCAAGAAAATTGCATTTCTAGCACATAATTTCAGAATCTGTACCATACAATTTAGGAATTTCAAGCACAGGTCAAATGTCATCTCCATGAGAGTTGTTGTTTCCATGTACATTTTTGCTATTCATGTAGTTGAGATTTTATTTTTCTGTCATTTTCAATGGGGCCATCATCTTTGTCGTTTTTGTCATCCATAGTTTTGATACTCTCGAAACCTTGGCAATCCAACTCAACTTGACGAGATTTTGAGCTGAATCTTCTCTTGTAAACTCACTCAAAACTTACAATAGTGGTTTGTTGGGACTTGACAAGATTCATCGAGTCAGCCCCAAAACTAGGTCAATACTACAACTAGGCATGACTTGATCGAATCACTCGCCCAATCTTAAATGGTGGGAAGGTAAAAAATGAGCAAGAAAGGCCTGGAGTGAggtatgttgatgacattgatTCCTGTTCAACCTGGCACTAGCACCCATCTGAAGTGAAGTTTCTGTCTTTCTCCTCAAATGGAGCTTGTCTATGCTCCGGTAAAACAAACATCATCGTgatcatttttctcttttttctcaaaCAAAACCTTATCTAAGTTGCTGAGTTTTGGATCACTATTTGATCCTTGCCTTGAGGATATGCATGGTATCCATGGTTCAGTGACATGGTTGATTTGATGAACTCCATCATGTATGGAATGTGCCCTGGATGTCTCCCAGACTGCACAATCCATTCCTAGTCATCGAATTGTTGGCATTTTGTTGGTTGAATGagactattttgtgcttcctttctTAGTTTTTGCAGACCAGCAATTGAAAGGTTGGAATTGTTTGATTAATTAGGCTTTCAGGGCCATTCTCCATTGACTGGCACCAATCATATTAATGGCCTGGATCACCCCAAACTTGGGCTTGACTTGTACAGATTGAGGATGCAAGGATACTATCTTCTTTGAGTTGAGAATAGTATAATACCTCATCAGTTATTGCATATTTAACTTTTCATACTGCtttaactaattttttttttctttaatgaaCTGGGTATCTTTTCGAGAAGTATTTAGACTAGGGATCATTAGTGACTTCCTGATAATTATAatttgatatgattttttttgttcatATTATAGACTTCTTTTTTCATTACTTAGGTGGGAAGGAAGGAGTTCTTGTGGTTTGGCAGCTTGATGCAGGATTTTTGCCACGTATATGATCCCCACTTCAATATTTTACGCATTCTACGGATCCTTCCATTTCCTCTGTAAGGATATCTTCTTTGTACTTGTATAACATCATAGAAAGTCTTGCTTCAAATTGGTTGTGTTTCTTCTCAGAGCATCTAAAACCTTAACACGATCCCTACTTTCTCCTCCTCCAACAACCGATTGTGTCTCTATCTCTCCACTCTCAATCTCTCGATGCCTCCTAAGCCTTCACTCTTTTGTCTCCGATCGATTCAATTTCCACAACCATGGCAGAATCCTGCCCTCCAATTCCAGGGCCATTGCCACACGCTCAGTCCTGATGCAAGATGCCGCCACAGAGGCCGTCTCAGCCGCATTAGCCGTTGATAATCGTGTCCCTGCGACTGTAATCACTGGATTCCTAGGATCTGGAAAGGTTAGCGTTTTATTCTTTACCATTTATTTCTAGAAAAATTGAATTCATGCTCTAAATTCCGGAACTACAACGGTTAGGTTTCCTCAAATCTTCTTTCATTGGGAAATTCTACAATGCCCAGGCTGAATATTTGTACTGTaaagttttgggttttcaacttttaCAAGTGGGGCCAATGGTTCAGTGATACTTAGCCATTGATACGACAGAACCAactgtggatggcccatgcatgGAAACTCTTCGAGatggaaaatcctaaccattcaatagGTGGTGCAAATGAAAATGCTActatggttcacattcaactgaagAAGGCTAAATATTCTATAGCTAGGATCTCTAGCCTGGGAGATTTCTGGTGCACGACCCATCCAGGATAAAAccaatcatatcaatggtttggatcactgaaccaccACCCCACTTTTACACAGAGGGAAAATCTGAAAGTACTGTACAAACTATCGGCCGAGCATTGTACTATACCTCTTTTCATTTATCATATTGGAATTTAAACGTACGCTGTTGCCCATTTGACAGTTTGTGATTTTGAAGAAAgttcaaaaaatcatttaaattaaAGCATCTCCTTGCTggatgaattttttgaaatacatttcaagggctgtcaatgggccaggcccaggctttccacaatcaaaattttgaatagggccagcCCGATGGGCCTTgctcaaacagttcaaaatccgggccttGGACAACCCAAGCCCTGCCAATTGAAAATCCTATACATTTCCAATACATTATGATACATTCTGATGTTATTAACCTTGACATGATATTGAATTGCTTTGAAATTTTCTGGGAAGGAACATATTGACTATACTATGGTGCTATTGTGTGTATCAGGATGTATCAATGGTACAAACTAATACAACAATAAATTTTAATACGTATTTGTATTGCAAGAGGAACATTTGTATTGCATTGCTGGATGAATTTATCGCAATCATAGTTTTTAAGCTTGAATGGACTTCAGTCAAGTTGATGAGAAActtgtttttgttgttgttgttgttgttttttttttttttggatcaagttgagttggatttttctagggttttcagaTTTTTGACAAACCTTTCATGTTTTTATTAATTTGTACATTATAAATACTTTTATAtttaaaagtaataataaaattttgagtTTTGACTTTCAAGCTTTGTCTGAGTCTTTAGTCAACTTGACCCAATGCACTTTTGCGCCCATTCAAGTTTTCGAGTTTCTAAACTATGATCatgatcaaggtattcaaaatcggttaggTAACGGCTGTAATGGCCAATACATACCGGTAACGGTTGATACTGTTACGTAATACGGCCTCGAAACGGGGCACCTCCATTTTTTGggtttgtaacggccgttatggggccataacgaccgttacggtaccgtaacaactgttatgggccataaccctaaagaaaatagtaaaaaatgaaaaaaaaagttcctttttctttctttctttcttcttcttcttcttgttgctGCTGCAGCGCTGTTGTGGCAGCGGCAGTAGCCCTTCTTGTTTTTCtgtgttcctctctctctctctctctctctctctcttcagttcactctcttctttccctcctcttttcggtttccctctctctctctctctctctccttttcaatTTCTGtcttggaaaaacaaatggattgCGTGtgttggaaaaacaaatggactgcGTGCACTTTTAATGCTATGTGGTGCACGCAGCACAATGCACACAGCATAGTGCACGCAACACTTTTGtttcgtggggcctaccttgatttatgtgtagtatatccatgccgtccaacgaTTTTTCAACTTTATTTTAGGGCAGATCCTTTAAGGGATCCAAATTTCAATTGGACTGcatagttgggattgaatgcctagtGTTAAAATCTTCCCAAGGcccgctataatgtttattttccatcgaacctgttgataaggtaagaTCTTGATGAAAGGAGaatacaaataacagcttgatcccccaaaaaaaaaagtcttatGAAATTTgtaatggtgggaattaaatccttattttgtggtccacctaagatttggatcagcctcattttttggaccatgccctaaaataagttggcaaaaaggatggaccatatggatatacaacaaatgcattgaggtgggccccacttataaaggGATACTCATTAGTGGTCCACTGAAGATTTAGATTTActtgaatttttggaccatgccttaaaatgagttggcaaaacagattgatggcatggatatacaaacaCATTGAGGTGGCCCGCCtagcccactagtggtccacctgagatctggatataccttatttttttccaatgcccttaaatgagttgccaaaatggatggatgacatggatatataataaataatcgagtggaccccaatacatggccctaaaaatttatacgtgaggtatatatcaactcaaaattaaccaattaaattttggtaccattgttgctaagtcacaatcccaaaattaaatcacTCCAATTTTCACTGTTAGTTTGCAGACACTtgtttttgaaataggaccatttgatatttttcatttttcattgtccaataaatgtccaccaatccatttgtgggataagtgccaatagattgcattaatttgaggctagtttggggcatcaaatggtccccaaaTTAGCCCCgaatcgacaacactatttacctcaatttaattttaattttttaaaagatctATGGGGGAAAATGATATCTTATTGTTAGGTATCTGATTTAAGGGGGGAAAATGatatccttaaaaaaaaagaggggaaaatgatatcaaattgttaggtatctgaattacataataggatacaaaagtccctaaactctatatattgaaatgaaatgtatgtgagTCATGAAGTATACAATGCAGTAGtattataaataaaaggaaaacttgaaaatataagatgttttggtattacattcattatagtaaatttttatatatatatatatatatattatatagttagaaaactaaatataaaaggtttgcagttaatttcaggttgtcaggttcataaatccatcggatagcccgatatagcattctcaccaaagagtggactgttaatccaccataaacatgttccaaattataaatgaatgcatatttaaaatacttagaatattccagatttaatccatatttttttggcaaaaaaaaataatttgcacCGTTACGAGCCGTTATGccctctgtcacgccccagactcagtgatcggattcacaaggaacccgatagccgattccggccgcaacagcctccgtagcaccccattctcggctcttgaggcaggattccgatcctgggatcttacaaggaggatttccatatcacaattccaatccaatagagcatacccaagatcatagcaagtaaatctcaaaaataaactaaggaacacactgcaaaatccactatgaatttaaactttacaggtacaaggttcaaaaggaaatacataatgtaGAAAGAGGGAAGGAAGGCTCTGTAACAGGTCCTCCGCTCGCGCCAACCAAATCCACGGCTCCTCCACTACCGCGCTGACCTAGGATcttctgcacgcatcaatcatgcataagcttatagaaagcttagagggtggtgaaagtgtgtggcaatggtgctcagaagaagataggggaggatgcagaaggaaacatgaatgataccaataacactagcCGTACCGAGGCCAAGCTACGAATGCAGtttgccgtaccaaggctatgtaatgcaatacatgagtactgggcgctataccaaggcgatgcactataaggcttatacagccgatgcaaatgcaatgcaaagtaatGCCGGTCCTCATATTCAATCCACATCAAGTATAGTTCCATCATAGGGAAtccaccggggtctaatacactgcAGGACGACTGCCGCTttacagacccgcacagtcaaatgagcgtaggagacctcactacctgcctgtggacaaccaattacCAGCGAgactcgacggtagcggacccactcACGAGCTGGCTGGACTCAGCCTAGAAATGCTcgctcactcaggcggataaggccacatcccatctcaaccgactacatgacagtgggagacgcggcctaacggtgtaaggcacttgggcgctcataatttccactcggtcacggcgttaaGGCATCTtttaggtaccttgaaggtttaggggctttcatcTAGGGATATCCTATACACCctaaatgctcaaataatatatttccggtgtccacatacagccatccatgaatatacctgtggaggcaaggccttggTGAAACAAAGGCgataatatccatgagatgcgatgctagatgcatgaatcaagcacaccaatcatgcaccagctccaagcactcaatgttcacaagaggggaaaactccatccctctacaTACCAACCCAATGACCCCACACTAATGCAATGCAACTACgtaatgatgcacatgggtcatgagggtgaaatAGGTGCGCCATACGGCGATAATGACGTGGAATACACTCATTCTCAAGGAGGGATCAAGTCTAGGCACTTAGATAGATCCTCTAAGGAgacatcctctagtgggggcccaatagtttgggttagcccacaaaGCTAAGGAGAGCAAGACATAAGCCTGAAAGGATAAACggtcctagcaagggtctatggtggatcTTTAACCACTTATAGAGAACCCATGAGCCTACCTTAGGATcgccaaggaggacatccaacctcaattggTTCCAAGAGGTAGCCCGCCTAAAATCAAACGCGAATCAAGGCCTAAGGCCTATACCAGtacatgggcctagtgggcaatcaTACAAAGCCCAACTTAGAGGCAATATTGTGGGCccataagcaaggtttgggcccaatcataaaggttataaacccacatattgtagtgggcctaatgggcagcccgttattccaaccatatgggcaaatcCTTAAGCTTAAATCAAGTGAATCGGGCCttacaacttggcccaagtacaaggttaatTTAGTGGGCAACCAAAGAC is a genomic window of Magnolia sinica isolate HGM2019 chromosome 15, MsV1, whole genome shotgun sequence containing:
- the LOC131227181 gene encoding uncharacterized protein LOC131227181 gives rise to the protein MQDFCHVYDPHFNILRILRILPFPLASKTLTRSLLSPPPTTDCVSISPLSISRCLLSLHSFVSDRFNFHNHGRILPSNSRAIATRSVLMQDAATEAVSAALAVDNRVPATVITGFLGSGKEDCIIQALYGKVVYTYGRREGLVYEKNEVVFNNV